The proteins below come from a single Panulirus ornatus isolate Po-2019 chromosome 50, ASM3632096v1, whole genome shotgun sequence genomic window:
- the LOC139764476 gene encoding uncharacterized protein translates to MWNEVMHNLLYFMHELVPAAASRTNWNQDSIDKAVSWGAYCEKISRQFRHNYSMRIAFSCLARQSLWAMTFHDLQSARQLLLKIFIQNQLLDLCVKEYVHQVANTVVGPTITATLYQQAVQQNSFCNQLMNVLTDMKYEIVKRRLGTRLMVEAASSSGQDKLQDCLTEMVMFPEGLSMILSTVKQDKEAGSVDRYFLLSPSIVEWLEGVMTSLQDSRHRQVVRTLCTLPPALLNEVFNGNLSIFRLLMSFLNKEAKKLEPYYNSKGCCWLPHNPTASILSYQDLVCVYTALLKVEGVGLYAQEKVLSFCLQDGGAVWSDVIRDANAEEKLEQ, encoded by the coding sequence ATGTGGAATGAGGTGATGCATAACTTGTTGTACTTTATGCACGAATTGGTACCAGCTGCTGCCAGTAGAACAAACTGGAATCAGGATAGCATTGATAAAGCTGTGAGTTGGGGTGCTTATTGTGAAAAAATATCAAGGCAGTTTCGCCATAATTATAGCATGCGAATTGCTTTCTCTTGCCTAGCTAGGCAATCACTGTGGGCAATGACATTTCATGATCTTCAAAGTGCCCGCCAGCTTCTTCTCAAAATTTTCATTCAGAACCAGTTACTGGACCTCTGTGTGAAGGAATATGTCCATCAGGTGGCTAATACAGTGGTAGGCCCTACCATAACTGCTACACTGTACCAGCAAGCTGTACAACAAAACTCCTTTTGCAACCAGCTTATGAATGTACTGACcgatatgaaatatgaaatagttAAAAGAAGATTAGGAACAAGGCTCATGGTAGAGGCTGCAAGTAGTTCTGGCCAGGATAAGCTTCAAGATTGTCTCACTGAAATGGTTATGTTCCCAGAAGGATTGTCAATGATTCTTAGTACTGTCAAACAGGATAAAGAAGCAGGAAGTGTTGATAGATATTTCCTTTTGAGTCCAAGCATTGTTGAGTGGTTAGAAGGTGTCATGACCTCTCTCCAGGACAGTAGGCACAGGCAAGTGGTTCGCACCTTATGCACCTTACCCCCAGCATTATTGAATGAAGTATTCAATGGGAACTTAAGTATTTTTAGATTACTGATGTCATTCCTGAACAAAGAAGCCAAGAAATTAGAACCATATTATAATAGTAAGGGTTGTTGTTGGCTGCCCCACAATCCAACTGCCTCCATCTTGAGTTATCAAGATCTAGTGTGCGTGTATACTGCATTGCTCAAAGTTGAGGGTGTAGGTTTGTATGCCCAGGAAAAAGTACTTAGCTTTTGTTTACAGGATGGTGGAGCTGTGTGGAGTGATGTGATCAGAGATGCTAATGCAGAAGAAAAGCTTGAACAATAA